From Lysobacter auxotrophicus, the proteins below share one genomic window:
- a CDS encoding NAD(P)-dependent alcohol dehydrogenase — MSATPAYAALSATTPLEPFTVERREPGPREVLIDILYCGVCHSDIHQARDGWGGATFPMVPGHEIVGRVARLGSEVTAFTIGEAVGVGCFVDSCRQCPSCDAGEQQYCDFGMTATYNSFERDPGDRRRQDRSRPTYGGYSTQIVVDAGYVLRIPESIPLDRAAPLLCAGITTYSPLKHFGVKPGDRVAVVGLGGLGHMAVKLAAAMGAHVTVLSTSESKRDDALALGAQDFAATRDGTVFKTLAGSFDYILDTVSAEHDYNAYLNLLRLDGTMVLLGLPEAPESVAAGVLIRKRRRLAGSMIGGIAETQEMLDFCAAHGVASDIELIRMDQINEAYERMLKSDVRYRFVIDLASLK, encoded by the coding sequence ATGTCCGCCACGCCCGCCTACGCCGCGCTCAGCGCCACCACGCCGCTGGAACCGTTCACCGTCGAGCGCCGCGAGCCCGGTCCGCGCGAGGTGCTGATCGACATCCTGTACTGCGGCGTCTGCCACTCCGACATCCACCAGGCGCGCGACGGCTGGGGCGGCGCGACCTTCCCGATGGTGCCGGGCCACGAGATCGTCGGCCGCGTCGCCAGGCTCGGCAGTGAGGTCACCGCGTTCACGATCGGCGAGGCGGTCGGCGTCGGCTGTTTCGTCGATTCGTGCCGCCAGTGCCCCTCGTGCGACGCCGGCGAGCAGCAGTACTGCGATTTCGGCATGACCGCCACGTACAACAGCTTCGAGCGCGACCCGGGCGATCGTCGCCGGCAGGACCGCAGCCGGCCGACCTACGGCGGCTATTCGACTCAGATCGTCGTCGACGCGGGCTACGTGCTGCGCATTCCGGAGTCGATCCCGCTCGATCGCGCCGCGCCGCTGCTGTGCGCCGGCATCACCACGTATTCGCCGCTGAAGCATTTCGGCGTCAAGCCGGGCGACCGCGTGGCCGTCGTCGGCCTGGGCGGGCTCGGCCACATGGCGGTGAAGCTCGCCGCCGCGATGGGCGCACACGTCACGGTGCTGAGCACGTCCGAATCCAAGCGCGACGACGCGCTCGCACTGGGCGCGCAGGATTTCGCCGCCACGCGCGACGGCACGGTGTTCAAGACGCTCGCGGGAAGCTTCGACTACATCCTGGACACCGTCTCGGCCGAACACGACTACAACGCCTACCTCAACCTGCTCAGGCTCGACGGCACGATGGTCCTGCTCGGCCTGCCGGAAGCGCCGGAGTCGGTCGCCGCGGGCGTGCTGATCCGCAAGCGTCGCCGCCTGGCCGGTTCGATGATCGGCGGCATCGCCGAAACGCAGGAAATGCTGGATTTCTGCGCCGCGCATGGCGTCGCGTCGGACATCGAACTGATCCGCATGGACCAGATCAACGAGGCCTACGAGCGCATGCTGAAGTCGGACGTGCGGTACCGCTTCGTGATCGACCTGGCTAGCCTGAAGTAG
- a CDS encoding YajQ family cyclic di-GMP-binding protein, producing MPSFDIVSEVESHELTNAVDQANRELGTRFDFKGVDAKFVLEDQVITQSAPSDFQLKQMNDILRARLIARGIDVRCLEFGDVETNLAGARQKITVKQGIERELAKKIQASIKDAKLKVESQINGDKLRVTGKKRDDLQSAIALLRGVEFERPLQFENFRD from the coding sequence ATGCCTTCCTTCGACATCGTCTCCGAAGTCGAGAGCCACGAACTGACCAACGCCGTCGACCAGGCCAATCGCGAACTGGGCACGCGTTTCGATTTCAAGGGCGTGGACGCGAAGTTCGTGCTGGAAGACCAGGTCATCACACAGTCCGCGCCGAGCGATTTCCAGCTCAAGCAGATGAACGACATCCTGCGCGCGCGGTTGATCGCGCGCGGCATCGACGTGCGTTGCCTGGAATTCGGCGACGTGGAAACCAACCTCGCCGGCGCGCGCCAGAAGATCACCGTCAAGCAGGGCATCGAGCGCGAACTGGCGAAGAAGATCCAGGCCTCGATCAAGGACGCCAAGCTGAAGGTCGAAAGCCAGATCAACGGCGACAAGCTGCGCGTCACCGGCAAGAAGCGCGACGACCTGCAATCGGCCATTGCGCTGCTGCGCGGCGTGGAGTTTGAGCGCCCGCTGCAGTTCGAGAACTTCCGCGATTGA
- a CDS encoding DUF1415 domain-containing protein, which translates to MNTDDPIAQTRRWLERAVIGLNLCPFAKAVYVKQQVRFVLSEATTQESLLDELAAELSLLAAAEPEAIDTTLLVHPHVLADFLDYNDFLDRADAAVVALGLEGEIQVASFHPQYQFAGTYADEMGNFTNRSPFPTLHLLREASIDRAVAAFPDPDVIVERNIATLENLGREGWDELMR; encoded by the coding sequence ATGAACACAGACGACCCCATCGCGCAGACCCGCCGCTGGCTGGAGCGCGCGGTGATCGGGCTCAATCTGTGCCCGTTCGCCAAGGCGGTGTACGTGAAGCAGCAGGTGCGCTTCGTGCTAAGCGAAGCGACCACGCAGGAGTCCCTGCTCGATGAACTCGCCGCGGAGCTGTCGCTGCTGGCCGCCGCCGAGCCCGAGGCCATCGATACGACGCTGCTCGTGCACCCGCACGTGCTGGCGGATTTCCTCGACTACAACGACTTCCTCGATCGCGCCGACGCGGCCGTCGTCGCGCTCGGACTGGAAGGCGAGATCCAGGTCGCGAGCTTCCATCCGCAGTACCAGTTCGCCGGCACCTATGCCGACGAGATGGGCAACTTCACCAACCGCTCGCCGTTCCCGACGCTGCACCTGTTGCGCGAGGCGAGCATCGACCGCGCGGTGGCGGCGTTTCCCGATCCGGACGTCATCGTGGAGCGGAACATCGCGACCCTGGAAAACCTTGGCCGCGAGGGCTGGGACGAGCTGATGCGCTGA
- a CDS encoding HAD family hydrolase yields MKLEFTPAAVLFDMDGLMIESERALLQCWREASQELGLEVEDALWLSFVGLSDRACHDLLRQRFGNEETLQALLHGLQVRYDAHVEAGLPLKTGVLELLALLEARGIPRAVVTSTRRERALQKLTTTGLLPHFHEVVAGNEVQHTKPAPDIYLLAAKRLGVAPSQCVVLEDSVPGVRAALAAGMTPIQVPDLVIPDDAVRALGHRIVDSLVHARALIEPALRR; encoded by the coding sequence ATGAAGCTGGAGTTCACCCCCGCCGCGGTGCTGTTCGACATGGACGGCCTGATGATCGAAAGCGAGCGCGCGCTGCTGCAATGCTGGCGCGAGGCATCGCAGGAACTGGGGCTCGAGGTGGAGGACGCGCTGTGGCTGTCGTTCGTCGGCCTCTCCGATCGGGCGTGCCATGACCTGCTGCGGCAGCGCTTCGGCAACGAAGAAACGCTGCAGGCGCTGCTGCACGGGCTGCAGGTGCGCTACGACGCACACGTCGAGGCCGGCCTGCCGCTGAAGACGGGCGTGCTCGAACTGCTCGCGTTGCTGGAAGCGCGCGGCATCCCGCGCGCGGTCGTCACCTCGACGCGTCGCGAGCGCGCGTTGCAGAAGCTCACCACGACCGGACTGCTTCCGCATTTCCACGAAGTCGTCGCCGGCAACGAAGTGCAGCACACCAAGCCGGCGCCCGACATCTACCTGCTCGCGGCGAAGCGCCTCGGCGTGGCGCCGTCGCAATGCGTCGTGCTGGAAGATTCCGTGCCCGGCGTGCGTGCCGCGCTCGCGGCGGGGATGACGCCGATCCAGGTGCCGGACCTCGTGATTCCCGACGACGCCGTGCGCGCGCTCGGCCATCGCATCGTCGATTCGCTGGTGCACGCGCGGGCGTTGATCGAGCCCGCGCTGCGTCGCTGA
- a CDS encoding pseudouridine synthase, which produces MKLVKLIANLGYGSRKEVAAMFREGRITDAQGEVLYADDKVGHEVIRIDGEPLDPPAGMTLMLHKPVGYTCSTKDPGRVIYDLLPLRFRARSPLLSSVGRLDRDTSGMLLMTDDGALLHRIVSPKAKLAKVYEATLAQDLRGDEGEVFASGTLMLESETTPLAPASLDVRDARHAALTLTEGRYHQVRRMFAAVGNHVDALHRSRIGGLSLGDLPAGQWRLLDAGDLDALFGGKA; this is translated from the coding sequence ATGAAGCTGGTCAAACTCATCGCCAACCTCGGCTACGGAAGCCGGAAAGAGGTCGCGGCGATGTTCCGCGAAGGCCGCATCACCGATGCGCAGGGCGAGGTGCTCTACGCCGACGACAAGGTCGGCCACGAGGTCATCCGCATCGACGGCGAGCCGCTCGATCCGCCCGCCGGCATGACTCTGATGCTGCACAAGCCCGTCGGCTACACGTGTTCGACGAAGGATCCGGGGCGTGTGATCTACGACCTGCTGCCGCTGCGTTTCCGTGCGCGCTCGCCGCTGCTGTCGAGCGTGGGCCGCCTGGATCGCGACACCAGCGGGATGCTTCTGATGACCGACGACGGCGCGCTGCTGCATCGCATCGTCTCGCCGAAGGCGAAGCTCGCGAAGGTGTACGAGGCGACGCTCGCGCAGGACCTGCGCGGCGACGAGGGCGAGGTGTTCGCCAGCGGCACGCTGATGCTCGAATCGGAAACCACGCCGCTCGCGCCCGCGTCGCTCGACGTGCGCGACGCGCGCCACGCCGCGCTGACGCTCACCGAGGGCCGCTATCACCAGGTGCGGCGCATGTTCGCGGCGGTCGGCAACCACGTGGACGCGCTGCATCGCAGCCGCATCGGTGGACTGTCGCTGGGCGACCTGCCCGCCGGGCAGTGGCGGCTGCTCGACGCGGGCGACCTGGACGCGCTGTTCGGAGGCAAGGCATGA
- a CDS encoding class I SAM-dependent methyltransferase, producing MRADVGDDALETLFLPFIDATLAWPSSGGALFLRARDGWPLHQRAWPGLRCEQSFRPAAEALERSGLSLADENETSRVPLVLVLPPRQRDEARALLARAVARCAPGGRVVACVPNNEGAKSGEADLARIAGPVSSLSKNKCRVFWTAPIDGPADAALATQWARADAPRPIAEGRFTSRPGVFAWDRIDAASRLLASHLPHDLAGHAADLGAGYGYLTAELLTRCPGIRAVDLYEAERRALDLARTNLASFAGRVALQFHWHDVTRGIDGRYDVIVCNPPFHAQGRGDRPDIGRRFIAVAAQALNPGGRLWLVANRHLPYEAELDAHFTRVRTVAQDGGFKVVEAMRSP from the coding sequence ATGCGCGCCGACGTCGGCGACGACGCACTGGAAACCTTGTTCCTGCCGTTCATCGACGCCACGCTCGCGTGGCCGTCGTCCGGCGGCGCGCTGTTCCTGCGCGCGCGCGACGGCTGGCCGCTGCATCAGCGCGCCTGGCCGGGCCTGCGTTGCGAGCAGAGTTTCCGACCTGCCGCCGAGGCGCTGGAACGCTCGGGCCTGTCGCTGGCCGATGAAAACGAGACCTCGCGCGTGCCGCTCGTGCTCGTGCTGCCGCCGCGCCAGCGCGACGAAGCCCGTGCGCTCCTCGCGCGCGCCGTTGCCCGCTGCGCGCCGGGCGGGCGCGTCGTCGCGTGCGTGCCGAACAACGAGGGCGCGAAATCCGGTGAAGCGGACCTGGCGCGCATCGCGGGGCCGGTATCGAGCCTGTCGAAGAACAAATGCCGCGTGTTCTGGACGGCGCCCATCGACGGGCCCGCCGACGCCGCGCTCGCCACGCAGTGGGCCCGGGCCGATGCGCCGCGTCCCATCGCCGAGGGCCGCTTCACCAGCCGCCCCGGCGTGTTCGCGTGGGACCGCATCGACGCCGCATCGCGACTGCTCGCCTCGCACCTGCCGCACGACCTCGCCGGCCACGCGGCCGACCTGGGCGCCGGTTACGGCTATCTCACCGCGGAACTGCTGACGCGCTGCCCGGGCATCCGCGCCGTCGACCTTTACGAAGCGGAGCGTCGCGCGCTGGATCTGGCGCGCACGAACCTCGCGTCGTTCGCCGGGCGCGTCGCGCTGCAGTTCCACTGGCACGACGTCACGCGCGGCATCGATGGGCGCTACGACGTCATCGTCTGCAATCCGCCGTTCCATGCGCAGGGGCGCGGCGATCGTCCCGATATCGGGCGTCGTTTCATCGCCGTCGCCGCGCAGGCGCTGAACCCGGGCGGCCGCCTGTGGCTGGTGGCCAATCGCCACCTGCCGTACGAGGCCGAGCTGGATGCGCATTTCACGCGTGTGCGCACCGTCGCGCAGGACGGCGGGTTCAAGGTGGTCGAGGCGATGCGTTCGCCATGA
- a CDS encoding ABC transporter permease encodes MSAAPNAFALAWRQLRRDLAAGDVRILIAALVLAVLAVTAVGFVTDRAERALAIEANRLLGGDAVVRADAPIAGAIREAANAPQLQRTETIELQTMVRVGERLQLGDLRALGEGFPLRGAFRVSGADGVERDADAVPARGTIWMSRAGADTLGAKTGDEIALGDAKFRLAALVVQEPDATLDYFNVAPKVFLNLADVPSTGLVQEGSRIRYRLVVAGPASAVETFVQEAKPALGRGQRLETISDARPEIRSALDRAGRFLGLAALVSVVLAAVAVAMAARRHSARHLSGTAVMRCLGASQRTLVGIQVGELLMLGVIASTIGVLLAFALQWAIGGWLAQALKLSIPPASLMPALQGYAVGLVVLMAFGAPPVLALRRVPALRVLRRDLDPTEPSAWLVGIAGFVGLAALLWWKAGSAALGFSMLGGIAATLLVLGLLAWALILVVRRVRSRLRGSLRYGLANVSRRAGTSIAQVSALGLGLMALLLLTFVRTDLLDRWQLALASDAPNRFIINVQDDQVDAVRAFIAEQGVAAPTLYPMIRGRLVEHNGKPVTGKDYQEQGERAQRLAEREFNLSVADHLRDDNRVTEGTFWTGKPAKPEVSVEEEFAKRLGWKIGDRIAFDIAGQPFEGTITSLRSVEWESFRPNFFVIASPGSMDGFPASHITAVSVPPQRTRFTADLVERFPNLSVIDIDAVLKQVRSTADQVSTVVEVVFYFSLVAGLLVLMAAVSASQDERLLEGGVMRAIGGSRRQLRLAQASEFIAIGLLSGLVAAIAASLLAGVVATQVFDLPWEADWRMAAVGAVAGVLAALLAGMFATRRVLDAPPSVTLRELQS; translated from the coding sequence GTGAGCGCCGCCCCGAACGCGTTCGCGCTCGCGTGGCGCCAGCTGCGTCGCGATCTCGCGGCCGGCGACGTGCGCATCCTGATCGCGGCGCTCGTGCTCGCGGTGCTGGCCGTTACCGCGGTCGGCTTCGTCACCGATCGCGCCGAACGCGCGCTGGCGATCGAAGCCAACCGCCTGCTCGGCGGCGATGCGGTGGTGCGCGCGGATGCGCCCATCGCCGGCGCCATTCGCGAGGCCGCCAACGCGCCGCAACTGCAACGCACCGAAACCATCGAACTGCAGACGATGGTGCGCGTCGGCGAGCGACTGCAACTCGGCGATCTGCGCGCGCTGGGCGAAGGTTTTCCGTTGCGCGGCGCGTTCCGCGTGAGCGGCGCGGACGGCGTCGAGCGCGATGCCGATGCCGTGCCCGCACGCGGCACGATCTGGATGAGCCGCGCCGGCGCCGACACGCTCGGCGCGAAAACCGGCGACGAGATCGCGCTGGGCGATGCGAAGTTCCGTCTCGCGGCACTCGTCGTGCAGGAGCCCGACGCGACGCTGGATTACTTCAACGTCGCGCCGAAGGTGTTCCTCAACCTCGCCGACGTGCCGTCGACGGGGCTGGTGCAGGAAGGCAGCCGCATCCGCTATCGCCTCGTCGTCGCCGGCCCCGCATCGGCGGTGGAAACCTTCGTGCAGGAGGCGAAGCCCGCGCTCGGTCGCGGCCAGCGGCTGGAAACCATTTCCGATGCACGGCCCGAGATCCGCTCCGCGCTCGATCGCGCCGGCCGTTTCCTCGGCCTCGCCGCGCTCGTGTCGGTCGTGCTCGCCGCCGTCGCCGTGGCGATGGCCGCGCGACGCCACAGTGCGCGCCACCTGTCGGGCACGGCCGTCATGCGCTGCCTCGGCGCGAGCCAGCGCACGCTGGTCGGCATCCAGGTCGGCGAACTGCTGATGCTCGGCGTGATCGCGAGCACCATCGGCGTGCTGCTCGCGTTCGCGCTGCAATGGGCGATCGGCGGCTGGCTCGCGCAGGCGCTCAAGCTCTCGATTCCGCCGGCGAGCCTGATGCCGGCGTTGCAGGGATACGCCGTGGGGCTGGTGGTGCTGATGGCGTTCGGCGCGCCGCCGGTGCTCGCGCTGCGCCGCGTGCCGGCGCTGCGCGTGCTGCGTCGCGACCTGGATCCCACCGAGCCGAGCGCGTGGCTGGTCGGCATCGCCGGCTTCGTCGGCCTCGCCGCATTGCTGTGGTGGAAGGCGGGTTCGGCCGCGCTGGGCTTCTCGATGCTCGGCGGCATCGCCGCGACGCTGCTCGTGCTCGGGCTGCTGGCGTGGGCGCTGATCCTCGTCGTGAGGCGCGTGCGATCGCGCCTGCGCGGCAGCCTGCGCTACGGACTGGCGAACGTGAGCCGCCGCGCCGGCACGAGCATCGCGCAGGTGTCGGCGCTTGGCCTGGGCCTGATGGCGTTGTTGTTGCTCACCTTCGTGCGCACGGACCTGCTGGACCGCTGGCAGCTCGCGCTCGCAAGCGACGCGCCGAACCGCTTCATCATCAACGTGCAGGACGACCAGGTCGACGCGGTGCGCGCGTTCATCGCCGAACAGGGCGTGGCCGCGCCGACGCTGTATCCGATGATTCGCGGACGCCTGGTCGAACACAACGGCAAGCCCGTCACCGGCAAGGATTACCAGGAGCAGGGCGAGCGCGCGCAGCGCCTGGCCGAACGCGAGTTCAACCTGTCCGTCGCCGACCATCTGCGCGACGACAACCGCGTCACCGAAGGCACGTTCTGGACGGGCAAGCCCGCCAAACCCGAAGTGTCGGTCGAGGAGGAGTTCGCCAAGCGGCTGGGCTGGAAGATCGGCGACCGCATCGCGTTCGACATCGCCGGCCAGCCGTTCGAGGGGACCATCACCAGCCTGCGCAGCGTGGAATGGGAGAGCTTCCGGCCGAATTTCTTCGTGATCGCCTCGCCGGGCTCGATGGACGGTTTCCCTGCCAGCCACATCACGGCGGTGAGCGTGCCGCCGCAGCGCACGCGCTTCACCGCGGACCTGGTCGAGCGCTTCCCGAACCTGTCGGTCATCGACATCGACGCGGTGCTCAAGCAGGTACGCAGCACGGCGGACCAGGTGTCGACGGTGGTCGAGGTTGTCTTCTACTTCTCGCTGGTCGCCGGCCTGCTGGTGCTGATGGCGGCGGTGAGTGCGAGCCAGGATGAGCGCCTGCTCGAAGGCGGCGTGATGCGCGCCATCGGCGGCAGCCGCCGGCAGCTGCGGCTGGCGCAGGCGTCGGAATTCATCGCGATCGGGCTGCTGTCGGGCCTCGTCGCGGCGATCGCGGCATCGCTGCTCGCCGGCGTGGTCGCCACGCAGGTGTTCGACCTGCCGTGGGAAGCGGATTGGCGCATGGCGGCTGTCGGCGCAGTGGCGGGCGTGCTCGCGGCGCTACTCGCGGGGATGTTCGCGACGCGGCGCGTGCTGGATGCACCGCCGTCGGTGACGTTGCGGGAGTTGCAGAGCTGA
- a CDS encoding ABC transporter ATP-binding protein, with translation MADSIAPRTRTQAALQVACLGKRVMLPSGELIILDEVTFDIAPGDTVAIVGASGSGKSTLLSLLAGLDTPSSGRVVLDGEALSTLDEDGRARVRGEKVGFVFQNFQLLPSLTALENVMLPLELRGDRDVDAPARAILEKVGLGQRLNHYPRQLSGGEQQRVALARAFVTRPSLLFADEPTGNLDTHTGQAIIELLFELNAQAGTTLVLVTHDEHLASRCGRLLRLDSGRLVAS, from the coding sequence ATGGCCGATTCCATCGCACCGCGCACGCGGACTCAAGCGGCGCTTCAGGTGGCCTGCCTCGGCAAGCGCGTGATGCTGCCCTCGGGCGAGCTGATCATCCTGGACGAGGTCACGTTCGACATCGCGCCTGGCGATACGGTGGCGATAGTCGGCGCCTCCGGATCGGGCAAGAGCACGCTGCTGTCGCTGCTCGCGGGCCTGGATACGCCCAGCAGCGGCCGCGTGGTGCTGGACGGCGAGGCCTTGTCGACGCTGGATGAAGACGGCCGCGCGCGCGTTCGCGGCGAGAAGGTCGGCTTCGTGTTCCAGAACTTCCAGCTGCTGCCGTCGCTGACGGCGCTGGAAAACGTGATGCTTCCGCTCGAACTGCGCGGCGATCGCGACGTAGACGCGCCGGCACGCGCCATCCTGGAGAAGGTCGGGCTCGGACAACGTCTCAACCACTATCCGCGCCAGCTGTCCGGCGGCGAGCAGCAGCGCGTCGCGCTCGCGCGTGCGTTCGTCACGCGACCGTCGCTGCTGTTTGCCGACGAGCCCACCGGCAACCTCGACACGCATACGGGCCAGGCGATCATTGAACTGCTGTTCGAACTGAATGCGCAGGCCGGCACGACGCTCGTGCTGGTGACGCACGACGAGCACCTCGCGTCGCGCTGCGGACGACTGCTGCGCCTGGACAGCGGCCGACTGGTGGCGTCGTGA
- a CDS encoding arylesterase, giving the protein MFFKKTTARGSGTAHRGYARLAHRLQCAIGWVAAASLMLAVAFPAFAQSAKAAPAAQPARAVLVMGDSLSAGYGLAASQGWVALTADRIAKTKPGWRVVNASISGETTAGGASRIEGELKRNKPAVVVIELGANDGLRGLPLAQSRANLDRMIVASKNSGAKVLLIGMRMPPNLGREYTQAFSDNYTALAKQHGVALLPFLLEPIATDRTAFQDDNLHPVASAQPKLRDHVWTQLAPLLR; this is encoded by the coding sequence ATGTTCTTTAAGAAGACCACCGCCCGCGGTTCAGGCACCGCCCATAGGGGATATGCGCGCCTTGCGCACCGCCTGCAATGTGCCATCGGCTGGGTCGCGGCCGCGTCGCTGATGCTGGCGGTGGCCTTTCCCGCCTTCGCCCAGTCGGCCAAGGCTGCGCCCGCCGCGCAGCCCGCGCGCGCGGTGCTGGTGATGGGCGATTCGCTGTCGGCCGGGTACGGGCTCGCGGCGTCGCAGGGATGGGTCGCGCTGACCGCGGACCGCATCGCGAAGACGAAACCCGGCTGGCGCGTGGTGAATGCGAGCATCAGCGGCGAGACCACCGCCGGCGGCGCATCGCGCATCGAGGGCGAACTCAAGCGCAACAAGCCCGCGGTCGTGGTGATCGAGCTCGGCGCGAACGACGGCCTGCGCGGATTGCCGCTGGCGCAATCGCGCGCGAACCTCGACCGCATGATCGTCGCGTCGAAGAACAGTGGCGCGAAGGTGCTTCTGATCGGCATGCGCATGCCGCCGAACCTTGGGCGCGAATACACGCAGGCCTTCAGCGACAACTACACCGCACTGGCGAAACAGCACGGCGTGGCGTTGCTGCCGTTCCTGCTGGAACCCATCGCGACCGATCGCACCGCGTTCCAGGACGACAACCTGCATCCGGTCGCGAGCGCGCAACCGAAGTTGCGCGATCACGTGTGGACGCAACTCGCGCCGCTGTTGCGTTGA
- a CDS encoding slipin family protein, whose product MFWTKKVVIGDGERGLVYRNRQFAGVIAPGVHKWFDPFGAVEVKVHNIALRAEYVGSDENALVDALGARLAETFVLADIGVDEVGLVMKNGRLEEVLAPGSRRLYWKGPIAVAIRTLALQDEPDVPNDVATRLRQLGVLEKVAVVLAVPAEFAGLVFVDGKLARVVGAGSYAFWNFRKNVVVQAVDLRVQSLEVSGQELLTRDKVSLRVNLAASVRIVDPVAAITKVAKYGDYVYRELQFGLRKAVSAKTLDELLGDKASLDADIFAYVRGRVGEVGAELLGVGVKDVILPGEMKDILNAVVQAEKSAQANVIRRREEANATRSLLNTARLIEESPVLMRLKELEALEKITEKIDKLTVFGGLDGVMRQLVSLKQ is encoded by the coding sequence ATGTTCTGGACCAAGAAGGTCGTGATCGGTGACGGCGAGCGCGGCCTGGTGTATCGCAACCGTCAATTCGCAGGCGTCATCGCGCCGGGCGTGCACAAGTGGTTCGACCCGTTCGGCGCGGTCGAAGTGAAGGTGCACAACATCGCGCTGCGCGCCGAGTACGTCGGCAGCGACGAGAACGCGCTGGTCGATGCACTGGGCGCGCGCCTAGCCGAAACCTTCGTGCTCGCCGACATCGGCGTGGACGAGGTCGGCCTGGTGATGAAGAACGGCCGTCTCGAGGAGGTGCTCGCGCCGGGCTCGCGCCGGTTGTACTGGAAGGGCCCGATCGCCGTGGCGATCCGCACGCTCGCGCTGCAGGACGAGCCGGACGTGCCGAACGATGTCGCCACGCGCCTGCGCCAGCTCGGTGTGCTCGAAAAGGTCGCCGTCGTGCTGGCGGTGCCGGCCGAGTTCGCCGGCCTGGTGTTCGTCGACGGCAAGCTCGCGCGGGTCGTCGGCGCGGGTTCGTACGCCTTCTGGAATTTCCGGAAGAACGTCGTCGTGCAGGCGGTCGATCTTCGCGTGCAGTCGCTCGAGGTCTCCGGCCAGGAGCTGCTCACGCGCGACAAGGTCAGCCTGCGCGTGAACCTTGCCGCGAGCGTGCGCATCGTCGATCCGGTGGCCGCGATCACGAAGGTCGCCAAGTACGGTGACTACGTGTACCGCGAACTGCAGTTCGGCCTGCGCAAGGCGGTGTCCGCCAAGACGCTGGACGAACTGCTCGGCGACAAGGCGTCGCTGGATGCGGACATCTTCGCGTACGTGCGCGGTCGCGTCGGTGAGGTCGGTGCCGAGTTGCTCGGCGTCGGCGTCAAGGACGTGATCCTGCCGGGCGAGATGAAGGACATCCTCAACGCGGTCGTGCAGGCGGAGAAGTCGGCGCAGGCCAACGTGATCCGCCGTCGCGAGGAGGCCAACGCCACGCGTTCGCTGCTCAACACCGCGCGACTGATCGAGGAGAGCCCGGTGCTCATGCGCCTGAAGGAGCTGGAGGCGCTGGAGAAGATCACCGAGAAGATCGACAAGCTCACCGTGTTCGGCGGCCTGGACGGCGTCATGAGGCAGCTGGTGAGCCTGAAGCAGTAA